From a region of the uncultured Draconibacterium sp. genome:
- a CDS encoding M14 family metallopeptidase, which yields MKYYLIFAASVIFFLSSCQPKDTKWEGQEPIKKVSTLTRPIQYQLKKTYDVGNGIFLSNEFDGARLNGVALTGENEVAILITPENTPINESPWYAFKIWSETEKAIQLKITYNEGVGHRYYPKISNDRKNWTPVDSTVYLADTASVARGESPKFCEFTLAINRDTTWVAAQELIVSKDIYSWAGELSEKPFVSFDELGKSKEGRPINYLQIGNPESKKMLMVLSRQHPPEVTGWLAMKAFTEKLCAPDELSEKFRKEYCIYVVPCVNPDGVDNGHWRHNAGGIDLNRDWEDFNQPETRAVRKFMQAKVAEQRKFYFIIDFHSTYEDIYYTIAPELNGNMPGIVPKIIQAMAEDIPGYDPNIRPNAADVERINSTVSVFHEFGAEAVTYEVGDGTPRELIREKGKLTAVNLMEIMLEN from the coding sequence ATGAAATACTATCTGATTTTTGCAGCCTCAGTTATTTTCTTCCTGTCATCGTGCCAACCAAAAGACACTAAATGGGAAGGCCAGGAGCCCATCAAAAAAGTAAGTACGCTCACCCGCCCCATCCAATACCAATTAAAAAAGACTTACGATGTGGGCAACGGTATTTTTCTATCCAACGAGTTTGATGGAGCCCGGCTAAACGGAGTTGCGCTTACCGGCGAAAATGAAGTTGCCATTTTGATAACTCCTGAAAATACTCCGATAAATGAAAGTCCGTGGTACGCTTTTAAAATCTGGTCGGAAACAGAAAAAGCTATTCAGCTTAAAATTACCTACAACGAAGGCGTTGGACACCGGTATTATCCAAAAATCAGCAATGACCGAAAAAACTGGACACCGGTTGATTCAACAGTTTATTTAGCCGACACCGCATCGGTGGCAAGAGGTGAATCTCCTAAATTTTGCGAATTCACGTTAGCAATAAACAGAGATACAACCTGGGTAGCAGCGCAGGAACTAATTGTTTCGAAAGACATTTATAGCTGGGCGGGAGAACTTAGCGAGAAACCATTTGTAAGTTTTGATGAATTGGGTAAAAGTAAAGAAGGCCGGCCGATCAACTATTTACAAATTGGCAACCCGGAAAGTAAAAAAATGCTGATGGTTTTATCGCGCCAACATCCGCCGGAAGTTACCGGCTGGCTGGCCATGAAAGCATTTACTGAGAAATTATGTGCTCCCGACGAGTTATCGGAAAAGTTCAGAAAAGAATATTGTATTTACGTAGTTCCGTGTGTAAATCCGGATGGCGTTGACAACGGCCACTGGCGCCACAATGCCGGCGGAATTGACTTAAACCGCGATTGGGAAGATTTCAACCAGCCGGAGACACGAGCCGTCCGAAAATTTATGCAAGCCAAAGTTGCGGAGCAGCGGAAATTCTATTTTATAATCGACTTTCATTCTACCTATGAAGATATTTATTACACCATCGCTCCGGAGCTAAATGGCAATATGCCGGGTATTGTTCCAAAAATCATTCAGGCGATGGCAGAAGATATTCCCGGTTACGATCCGAATATCCGCCCAAACGCTGCAGATGTGGAACGAATTAATTCTACTGTTTCCGTTTTTCATGAATTTGGTGCCGAGGCAGTAACCTACGAAGTTGGCGATGGTACGCCGCGTGAGCTAATCAGGGAAAAAGGTAAATTAACGGCCGTCAATCTAATGGAAATCATGCTTGAAAATTAA
- a CDS encoding S9 family peptidase, with the protein MKKIALFILIVMTIVSCTQKESGQVAKNYVPETPKLSSDVMTPEVLWSFGRLGGAQVSPDGTQVLYTVTYYNIEENKSYRDIYTIPVAGGEAKNLTNTASNEYNVVWRPDGKKIGYLSSASGSVQLWEMNPDGSDRQKVSEIDGGIFGFQYAPDMSKIYYLKTVKLDNDIHDLFPDLPKANARLETDIMYRHWDTWHDYTYNHIFIADYSDGKVGAGKDIMTGERFDSPMKPFGGTEQIVWSPDSKTLAYVCKKKVGREYAVSTNSDIYMYDVASGKTSNFTEGMMGYDQNPVYSPDGKYLAWESMERDGYESDKNRLFVANLETGEKKDYSADFDQNAGALSWGADSKSIYFISDIHATDEIYQLVIADNSITRLTDGVHNYQSAVQVGNQLLAQKVSMSQPAELYLVDPATGKDKALTTVNKGILDQLTMGKVEKRWMETTDGKQMAVWVIYPPHFDANKKYPTLLYNQGGPQGTVSQFWSYRWNFQMMAANDYIVVAPNRRGLPGFGQEWNEQISKDYGGQNIKDLLTSIDEMAKEPFVDETKLGAVGASYGGYSVMYLAGNHEKRFKAFIAHDGIFNFEHMYTSTEEMWFVNFDYGGAYWDKDNAAAQRSYSFSPHKFVQNWDTPILIVQGEKDYRVPPEQGMAAFNAAVLRGVPAEMLYLPEENHWVLQPQNGILWQRVFFNWLDKWLK; encoded by the coding sequence ATGAAGAAAATTGCACTTTTTATTTTAATTGTAATGACGATAGTTAGCTGTACGCAAAAAGAGTCGGGGCAGGTTGCTAAAAACTATGTACCTGAAACGCCGAAATTAAGTTCAGATGTAATGACTCCTGAGGTTTTGTGGTCGTTTGGCCGCCTGGGAGGAGCACAGGTTTCACCCGATGGAACTCAGGTTTTATACACGGTAACCTATTACAACATTGAGGAGAATAAGTCGTACCGCGATATTTATACAATTCCGGTTGCGGGTGGAGAAGCAAAAAATCTCACCAACACAGCCAGTAACGAATACAATGTTGTTTGGCGCCCCGATGGGAAAAAGATCGGTTATTTGTCATCTGCTTCAGGTAGCGTTCAGTTGTGGGAAATGAATCCTGACGGCAGCGATAGGCAGAAGGTTTCGGAAATTGATGGTGGAATTTTCGGATTTCAGTACGCACCGGATATGTCGAAAATATATTACCTGAAAACGGTGAAACTCGACAATGATATTCACGATCTTTTCCCGGATCTGCCAAAAGCAAATGCACGGCTGGAAACAGATATTATGTACCGCCACTGGGATACCTGGCACGATTACACCTATAACCATATTTTTATTGCCGATTATTCGGATGGAAAAGTGGGAGCGGGTAAAGACATTATGACCGGAGAACGTTTCGATTCGCCAATGAAACCATTTGGCGGAACCGAGCAAATTGTCTGGAGCCCGGATTCAAAAACGCTGGCTTACGTTTGTAAGAAAAAGGTGGGGCGCGAATATGCTGTTTCTACCAATTCGGACATTTACATGTACGATGTAGCAAGTGGCAAAACCAGTAACTTTACTGAAGGGATGATGGGCTACGACCAAAATCCGGTTTACTCGCCCGACGGAAAGTACCTGGCCTGGGAAAGTATGGAACGCGATGGATATGAATCGGATAAAAACCGTTTGTTTGTGGCCAATCTGGAAACAGGTGAAAAGAAAGACTACTCGGCCGATTTCGATCAAAATGCTGGAGCTTTGAGTTGGGGTGCTGACTCAAAATCGATCTATTTTATCAGCGATATTCATGCAACGGATGAAATTTATCAATTGGTTATAGCCGATAATTCAATAACACGTTTGACTGATGGCGTTCACAACTATCAAAGTGCTGTTCAGGTTGGCAATCAATTGCTGGCGCAAAAGGTTTCCATGTCTCAACCTGCTGAATTGTATTTGGTTGATCCGGCTACCGGAAAAGATAAAGCCTTAACCACGGTAAACAAAGGGATTCTCGATCAGTTGACCATGGGAAAAGTGGAAAAACGCTGGATGGAAACCACTGACGGAAAACAAATGGCTGTTTGGGTAATTTATCCGCCACATTTCGATGCGAATAAAAAATATCCGACACTGCTTTACAATCAGGGCGGACCACAGGGAACGGTTAGTCAGTTTTGGTCGTACCGCTGGAATTTCCAGATGATGGCAGCCAACGATTATATTGTAGTGGCGCCAAACCGCCGGGGATTACCAGGTTTTGGGCAGGAATGGAACGAGCAGATTTCAAAAGACTACGGTGGACAGAATATTAAAGACCTGCTGACTTCCATCGATGAGATGGCCAAAGAGCCTTTTGTTGACGAAACAAAATTAGGTGCTGTTGGTGCCAGTTACGGAGGTTATTCGGTGATGTACCTTGCCGGAAATCATGAAAAACGTTTTAAAGCTTTTATCGCTCACGACGGTATTTTTAACTTCGAGCACATGTATACCTCAACCGAGGAAATGTGGTTTGTGAATTTCGATTACGGTGGTGCCTACTGGGATAAGGATAATGCGGCAGCGCAGCGTTCGTACTCATTTTCTCCGCATAAATTTGTTCAAAACTGGGATACTCCAATATTGATCGTGCAAGGCGAAAAGGATTATCGTGTCCCACCAGAGCAGGGAATGGCAGCGTTTAATGCAGCGGTTTTGCGAGGAGTGCCAGCTGAAATGTTATACCTGCCGGAAGAAAACCACTGGGTGCTGCAACCTCAAAACGGGATACTGTGGCAGCGTGTATTTTTCAACTGGTTGGATAAGTGGTTGAAATAA
- a CDS encoding CBS domain-containing protein: MAEKLISDVIPSVSSSETGRKALSHMDVYRVSHIPVVDDTKYLGLVSDKLIYDLNLVETEISAALDKLDTTHAHKDQHIFELAIVMYKLKISVLPVLDADHYYLGAITLYDLARRFASLFSLQEVGGVMVIEMNVSDYSVSQISQIVESNDVKILSFFIDRKPGANVLDVILKLDSEELSGVVQSLMRYDYNVKAIYQDRSMLNDLYKDRFDQFMKFMNI; the protein is encoded by the coding sequence TTGGCAGAAAAACTAATATCAGATGTAATTCCGTCGGTAAGCAGTTCCGAAACAGGCCGTAAAGCGCTGAGTCATATGGATGTTTATCGCGTTTCGCATATTCCGGTAGTTGACGATACAAAATACCTGGGACTTGTTTCCGATAAATTAATTTACGACCTGAACCTGGTTGAAACTGAAATTTCAGCAGCGTTAGATAAATTGGATACAACACATGCCCATAAAGATCAGCACATTTTCGAGCTGGCAATTGTAATGTATAAACTAAAGATTAGTGTTTTGCCTGTGCTTGATGCAGATCATTATTACCTGGGTGCAATTACATTGTATGATTTGGCGCGTCGGTTTGCCAGCCTTTTTTCGCTGCAGGAAGTGGGTGGTGTGATGGTTATCGAGATGAATGTGAGCGATTATTCGGTTTCGCAGATCAGCCAGATTGTGGAAAGTAACGATGTGAAAATACTCAGCTTCTTTATCGATCGTAAACCCGGGGCAAATGTTCTGGATGTGATATTAAAACTTGACTCAGAAGAACTGTCCGGAGTTGTACAGTCACTAATGCGTTACGATTATAATGTGAAAGCCATTTATCAGGATCGGTCGATGTTGAACGACCTGTACAAGGATCGTTTCGACCAGTTTATGAAATTTATGAATATTTAA
- a CDS encoding TlpA disulfide reductase family protein, whose protein sequence is MKKTALYILVGMLCACTPKTDSVLKTGNWLFAFQIDDKDPEQKIPFNVEVLNEKHLVVSNADEQIDVQEITYKGDSVFIKMPVFGSEFKGRISGENVSGEYFNYNKNKVLPIPFEAEYGIENRFKISNENALDLSGKWKVNFGEEENDSPAIGIFDQAGNHITGTFQTETGDYRYLDGVVNGNTMQLSCFDGAHVFLFTAELNDSTLNGLFYSGNTYKEKWSAIKADGAELANMKTLTFLKPGYDKLSFSFPNEKGDTISLADEKYKGKAVIVQIFGTWCPNCMDETRYLVELYEKHNAEGLEIIGLDFEVKPDIDYFKQRIERYRNDLNVSWELVLAGTSNKKKAAESLPMLNKIISYPTAIFIDRKGEIREIHTGFSGPGTGEAYEHYKTETEALIETLLNESI, encoded by the coding sequence ATGAAAAAAACTGCGCTTTATATTTTGGTAGGAATGTTATGTGCATGCACTCCCAAAACCGATTCTGTATTAAAAACAGGAAACTGGCTCTTCGCGTTCCAAATCGATGACAAGGATCCAGAGCAAAAAATTCCATTCAATGTTGAAGTGCTTAATGAAAAGCACCTCGTGGTTTCAAATGCCGATGAACAGATTGACGTTCAGGAGATAACTTACAAAGGCGATTCTGTATTTATAAAAATGCCTGTTTTTGGTTCTGAGTTCAAAGGCAGAATTAGTGGAGAGAATGTAAGTGGAGAATATTTCAACTACAACAAAAACAAAGTTCTTCCCATCCCGTTTGAAGCCGAATATGGTATTGAAAATCGTTTTAAGATAAGCAATGAAAATGCGTTGGATCTCTCGGGTAAATGGAAAGTAAATTTTGGCGAGGAAGAAAACGACAGTCCGGCAATTGGGATTTTTGACCAGGCAGGAAATCACATAACCGGAACATTTCAGACTGAAACAGGCGACTACCGTTACCTGGACGGCGTGGTAAATGGCAATACCATGCAATTGTCGTGTTTTGATGGCGCGCATGTTTTTCTATTTACTGCAGAACTCAACGATTCCACCTTAAACGGTTTGTTCTATTCCGGCAATACGTATAAAGAAAAATGGAGTGCAATAAAAGCCGATGGCGCTGAACTCGCCAATATGAAAACACTTACCTTCCTGAAACCGGGCTACGACAAATTGAGTTTTTCCTTCCCAAATGAAAAAGGCGATACCATTTCATTAGCCGATGAGAAATATAAAGGAAAAGCGGTAATCGTTCAGATCTTTGGAACCTGGTGCCCGAATTGTATGGACGAAACACGCTATCTGGTAGAACTGTATGAAAAACATAACGCGGAAGGGCTTGAAATTATCGGACTCGATTTTGAGGTAAAACCGGACATTGACTATTTCAAACAACGCATTGAACGATACCGTAATGATTTGAATGTTTCGTGGGAACTTGTTTTGGCAGGAACATCAAACAAGAAAAAAGCTGCTGAATCTTTGCCGATGCTAAATAAAATCATTTCTTATCCCACAGCTATTTTTATCGACCGAAAAGGCGAAATACGGGAAATACACACCGGGTTTTCAGGCCCGGGAACCGGCGAAGCTTATGAGCATTATAAAACTGAAACCGAAGCATTGATTGAAACATTATTAAACGAATCCATTTAA
- a CDS encoding alpha/beta fold hydrolase encodes MDLYYRKTGSGSPLVIIHGLYGSSDNWMNISKRLAEKHTIYMIDQRNHGRSGFAESHTYNDMRDDLAAFFEKHNIEKATILGHSMGGKTAMWFAADYPEKVEKLVIADIAPKDYLQLKDDSQFYLHQNILLAMQDIDFSMVKSRNDVDDFLAEKIDDERIRMFLLKNVEKNKKNKQFQWRVNAEVLYDYLEEIVSGVNLHWLDDRIPITAYPVIFIRGLLSKYIQDEDKELIKEIYPEARIVDIPDAGHWLHAEQPQKFAEAVFLCC; translated from the coding sequence ATGGATTTATATTACAGAAAGACAGGCAGTGGATCACCATTGGTAATTATACATGGGTTATACGGATCGTCGGACAACTGGATGAACATCTCCAAACGACTGGCCGAAAAGCATACGATTTATATGATCGACCAGCGCAACCACGGGCGATCGGGTTTTGCAGAATCGCACACATACAACGACATGCGCGACGACCTGGCAGCGTTTTTCGAAAAGCACAACATCGAAAAAGCGACCATCCTTGGGCACAGTATGGGCGGGAAAACTGCCATGTGGTTTGCTGCCGATTACCCTGAAAAAGTGGAAAAACTTGTTATTGCCGATATCGCGCCCAAAGATTATCTGCAACTAAAAGATGACAGTCAGTTTTACCTGCACCAGAATATTTTGCTGGCCATGCAGGACATTGATTTTTCGATGGTGAAATCGCGTAACGATGTGGATGATTTTCTGGCTGAAAAGATTGATGATGAACGCATCAGAATGTTCCTATTGAAGAATGTGGAGAAAAACAAAAAAAACAAACAGTTTCAATGGCGCGTAAATGCTGAAGTGCTCTACGATTACCTGGAGGAAATTGTGAGCGGCGTTAATCTTCATTGGCTCGACGATCGTATTCCGATAACCGCGTACCCGGTAATCTTTATTCGCGGCTTGCTTTCGAAATATATTCAGGACGAAGACAAAGAACTGATAAAAGAAATTTATCCTGAAGCCCGGATTGTTGATATTCCTGATGCCGGACACTGGCTACACGCCGAACAACCACAAAAGTTTGCTGAAGCGGTGTTTTTGTGTTGCTGA
- the malQ gene encoding 4-alpha-glucanotransferase has translation MTNRKSGILLHITSLPGQEGVGTLGKEAYAFVDFLEESGQKLWQILPLGPVGAGNSPYQCYSAFAGNPVLIDLELLLEEDLLNVADFQTLPSFKKTKVEFDKVSSWKSSLLKKAFQQFQENRFDHFRDEYYHFLNEHGWWLNDYALFISVREYFGGMHWSEWDRGIKFREPKAITNLSEKLEQQIAFEKFVQFMFFRQWHRLKHYANEKGIQIVGDVPLYVSGDSSDVWTNTDIFLLDDELNPTEVGGVPPDYFSETGQLWGNPVFNWQRLKERDYDWWMARLHFNLNMFNLVRIDHFRGLESFWSVSADEETAINGRWVPAHGYEMLSLIKSQIGVLPFIAEDLGIITTEVDHLRERFNLPGMKVLQFAFTTDATNKDLPHNYERNYVVYSGTHDNNTSLGWINAVEAEEKELVEKYVSKENAVRHIMEMALASVADTAILPMQDVLGLDEKSRMNTPGTANGNWGWRFQWKQLKAGQKKFLKEATEKYNR, from the coding sequence ATGACAAATAGAAAAAGTGGAATTCTACTGCATATAACCTCACTGCCCGGTCAGGAAGGTGTTGGTACATTGGGGAAAGAGGCTTATGCCTTTGTTGATTTTCTGGAGGAGAGCGGTCAGAAACTATGGCAGATACTGCCGCTTGGGCCGGTTGGTGCGGGAAATTCGCCTTACCAATGTTACTCTGCTTTTGCCGGAAACCCGGTATTAATTGATCTGGAGCTGCTTTTGGAAGAGGATTTACTAAATGTAGCTGACTTTCAAACATTGCCATCTTTCAAAAAAACAAAGGTGGAATTCGACAAAGTTTCAAGCTGGAAAAGCTCGTTGTTGAAAAAGGCTTTTCAGCAGTTTCAGGAAAATAGATTTGATCATTTTCGAGACGAGTATTACCACTTTTTGAATGAACATGGCTGGTGGTTAAACGACTATGCCTTGTTTATTTCGGTGCGTGAGTATTTTGGTGGTATGCACTGGAGCGAATGGGACCGTGGAATAAAATTCAGAGAGCCGAAAGCTATAACCAATCTTTCTGAAAAACTGGAACAGCAGATCGCTTTTGAGAAATTTGTTCAGTTTATGTTTTTCAGGCAGTGGCACCGGTTAAAGCATTATGCCAACGAAAAAGGAATTCAGATTGTTGGCGATGTGCCGCTTTACGTTTCGGGCGATAGTTCGGATGTTTGGACAAATACCGATATTTTTCTTTTAGACGATGAGTTGAATCCAACTGAAGTGGGAGGGGTGCCTCCTGATTATTTCTCGGAAACAGGCCAGTTGTGGGGAAATCCTGTGTTTAACTGGCAGCGTCTGAAAGAACGTGATTACGACTGGTGGATGGCGCGCCTGCATTTTAACCTGAACATGTTTAACCTGGTACGTATCGATCATTTTCGCGGATTGGAATCGTTTTGGTCGGTTTCGGCTGATGAAGAAACTGCCATTAACGGCAGATGGGTGCCTGCGCATGGTTACGAAATGCTGAGTTTGATAAAAAGCCAGATCGGTGTTTTGCCTTTTATTGCTGAGGATTTGGGAATAATTACCACCGAGGTGGATCATTTGCGCGAACGCTTTAACCTGCCGGGAATGAAAGTTTTGCAGTTTGCTTTTACCACTGATGCCACGAATAAAGATCTGCCACACAACTACGAGCGGAATTACGTGGTATATTCCGGTACACACGATAACAACACCTCATTAGGATGGATAAATGCTGTGGAAGCAGAAGAAAAGGAACTGGTTGAAAAGTACGTTTCGAAAGAGAATGCGGTAAGGCATATTATGGAAATGGCTTTGGCATCGGTGGCCGACACCGCAATTTTACCCATGCAGGATGTGTTGGGATTAGACGAAAAATCGCGGATGAACACTCCGGGAACAGCAAACGGAAACTGGGGATGGCGATTTCAGTGGAAACAATTGAAAGCAGGGCAGAAGAAGTTTTTGAAAGAGGCTACTGAGAAGTATAATCGGTAA
- a CDS encoding head GIN domain-containing protein, with protein MKTAFLFTLSILFAFNLSAQNDDDWDSRRYDIDNFSAIYLEGSYKVFLSQGNKSSLTVKTPDDDVLDELDVENRGDELRVVVDRDFINYERIHLYITFKNLDEIKVQGGLNLNTDGYLDLNDLYVHVEGGAKIDLEVKAEDIELVGEGGVLVQLSGVAESLDVKLSGAGHVDAEDLRVNDASFKIEGVGTGSVHAVETLYAKIEGVGKVRYTGNPKVTRDIEGLGSVKRD; from the coding sequence ATGAAAACAGCATTTCTGTTTACCTTATCAATTCTATTTGCATTCAACCTGTCGGCACAAAACGACGATGACTGGGATTCACGTCGATACGATATAGACAATTTTTCGGCCATATACCTCGAAGGCAGTTACAAAGTATTTTTATCGCAGGGCAACAAGAGTTCGTTAACGGTAAAAACTCCCGACGATGATGTTTTGGATGAGCTGGACGTGGAAAACCGGGGCGACGAATTGAGGGTGGTTGTAGATCGTGACTTTATAAATTACGAGCGCATTCACCTGTATATCACTTTTAAAAATCTGGATGAAATTAAAGTGCAGGGCGGTTTAAATTTAAACACCGATGGTTACCTCGATTTGAACGACCTGTACGTGCATGTTGAAGGAGGAGCAAAGATTGATTTGGAGGTGAAAGCCGAGGATATTGAGCTGGTTGGCGAAGGCGGTGTGCTGGTCCAATTGAGTGGGGTGGCTGAGAGTTTGGATGTTAAGCTCTCGGGAGCCGGACATGTTGATGCGGAAGATCTTCGTGTGAACGATGCCAGTTTTAAAATAGAGGGGGTTGGAACCGGCTCGGTACATGCCGTTGAAACACTGTATGCCAAAATTGAAGGTGTTGGCAAAGTTCGCTACACCGGAAACCCAAAAGTTACCCGCGATATTGAAGGGCTTGGAAGTGTAAAAAGAGATTAG
- a CDS encoding pyridoxine 5'-phosphate synthase yields MTRLSVNINKIATLRNSRGGKVPSVKDATINCQEFGAQGITIHPRPDERHITRKDVYEIKPLITTEFNIEGYPSEDFLKMVIEVQADQVTLVPDTDAQLTSDHGWDTWKHLGFLKDVIARLQEAGIRTSIFVDPDEKAVEGAAEIKTDRIELYTEPYATLFPINHAKAIEPFVNAAKMAANLGIDVNAGHDLSLENLNYMYHKIPNLKEVSIGHALIADALYLGLETTIQKYLDCLK; encoded by the coding sequence ATGACCAGACTTAGTGTAAATATAAATAAAATTGCAACACTGCGAAACTCTCGCGGTGGCAAAGTACCCAGTGTTAAGGATGCCACTATCAATTGTCAAGAATTTGGTGCTCAAGGCATTACCATTCATCCACGCCCCGATGAGCGGCACATTACACGCAAAGATGTTTACGAGATAAAACCACTGATAACCACTGAATTTAACATTGAAGGTTACCCCAGTGAAGATTTCTTAAAAATGGTTATTGAAGTGCAGGCCGACCAGGTTACTCTGGTACCGGATACCGATGCTCAATTAACCAGCGATCATGGCTGGGACACATGGAAACATCTTGGTTTTCTGAAAGATGTGATTGCCCGTTTACAGGAAGCTGGCATTCGCACTTCCATTTTTGTCGATCCCGATGAAAAAGCTGTTGAAGGTGCTGCCGAAATTAAAACCGACCGCATCGAATTATATACCGAACCTTATGCAACGCTTTTTCCAATTAACCATGCAAAAGCAATAGAACCATTTGTTAATGCAGCTAAAATGGCGGCAAATTTGGGTATCGATGTAAATGCCGGTCACGATTTAAGTCTGGAAAACCTGAATTACATGTACCATAAAATTCCGAACTTAAAAGAAGTTTCAATTGGTCATGCACTAATTGCCGATGCACTTTATTTAGGTTTGGAAACTACCATACAAAAATACCTCGATTGCCTGAAATAA
- a CDS encoding Gfo/Idh/MocA family oxidoreductase produces MQKIHVGFIGAGGIARAHVYAIQALKFYYNEVPEIILESVASARAESREAFAKQMGFGKAETVEDFANNDKIEAVFILGPNKVHFEHFKLALQMPNVKYIYLEKPVCSSLEEEEQMKKLLETAGQEVRIQVGFQYLQTSSVREGLKFWRSGKIGKPIHFDLKYYHGDYLQESYRKKRVTRLTPAPDGGAMADLGSHGISLLMAFMGEELQITSGLQSGDFDGVPAGSDLFSSLSLYEPKTGAVGNMSASRISSGSGDLVSLEIYAENGAFRYSSQNPEYFEYYIEGSDQWIRQVVGSNYKPVTSFPSGHVPPGWLRSMVHAHYQFFTGDDAEAVIADLKHGLAVQRIVRETADHLKQFRENFKNDK; encoded by the coding sequence ATGCAAAAAATACATGTTGGTTTTATTGGAGCAGGCGGAATTGCCCGTGCACATGTTTATGCAATTCAGGCGCTGAAGTTTTATTATAACGAAGTTCCGGAAATTATTTTGGAGTCGGTAGCTTCAGCAAGAGCGGAAAGTCGCGAGGCGTTTGCCAAACAGATGGGATTCGGAAAGGCTGAGACGGTGGAGGATTTTGCAAATAATGATAAAATTGAAGCGGTATTTATTTTGGGGCCGAATAAAGTGCATTTCGAGCATTTTAAGTTGGCGCTGCAAATGCCCAATGTAAAATATATTTACCTTGAAAAACCGGTTTGTTCTTCGCTGGAAGAGGAGGAACAAATGAAAAAGCTGCTGGAAACTGCTGGGCAGGAAGTTCGTATTCAGGTAGGATTTCAATATTTACAGACTTCGTCGGTTCGCGAAGGATTGAAATTCTGGCGCTCAGGAAAAATTGGAAAGCCGATTCATTTCGACTTAAAATATTACCATGGCGACTACCTGCAGGAAAGTTATCGCAAAAAACGTGTTACACGCTTAACTCCTGCGCCTGATGGTGGTGCGATGGCCGATTTGGGATCGCACGGAATTAGCCTGTTGATGGCTTTTATGGGCGAGGAACTACAAATAACAAGTGGTTTGCAGTCCGGTGATTTTGACGGTGTGCCGGCCGGATCCGATTTGTTTAGTTCGCTATCATTGTACGAACCAAAAACAGGCGCAGTTGGAAACATGTCGGCAAGCAGGATTAGTTCAGGCTCCGGCGATTTGGTATCGTTGGAAATTTATGCTGAGAATGGTGCCTTCCGTTACTCCTCGCAAAATCCGGAATACTTTGAATATTATATTGAAGGTTCAGATCAGTGGATAAGACAAGTGGTTGGCAGCAACTACAAACCGGTTACGAGTTTTCCTTCGGGGCATGTTCCACCGGGATGGTTGCGTTCGATGGTGCATGCGCATTACCAGTTTTTTACCGGTGATGATGCGGAGGCGGTAATTGCCGATTTAAAACACGGTTTGGCAGTTCAGCGCATTGTTCGCGAAACAGCAGATCATTTAAAACAATTCAGAGAAAACTTTAAGAATGACAAATAG